A region of the Variovorax sp. 54 genome:
ACTTCTCGACCATCTGCGGCTGCGGCTTGCCGGTGGCATCTTGTGCGAACAGCGTGTCGTACACCATGTGGCCGAAGTTGCGCGAGATGTAGGCCGTGGTGAAGGTCGGGTCAAGAATTTTCAGGTCGGCATGCGCCACCACCTTCAGTGTCTTGGGCGGCGTTGTCTGGGCGAGCGCGGGAAGGCTGGCGGCCGAAAGGGCCAGGGCAGCGAGGGCGGCAAGCGTTCGTCGTTTCATCGTCGGTTCTCCGGTCGGTGGGGGCGAAAGAAAAAGAAGAGGGCGCTCAGGCAGCGACGCCGATGGGCCACTTGGGCAGGCGGGCCTTGCGGTAGGGCAGCGTGGTGAGGTCGAGCGTCACGGCGCCCGGTGCGCCGGCGTAGATCACGTGCTTGGCCACCTGGGAGTACGACGCATAGAAATGCTGCGACGACTTGACCACGACGATCTTCTTGGCGGCCAGGTCGCAACCCAGCTGCGTGAACATGTCGGTGCCCATGGCCTGGTTGCGCCGCGTGATCAGCACGATCTCGATGCCGTTGACCTCGACCAGCGCGCAGTCGCCCATGGCGGTGGGCGTGTTCGACAGGCCCGTCATCACCAGGTCTTCCTGCAGCGCTTTCACGGTGCATTCAAGGTCGAGCGGATCGCCCGACAGCGGGCTGATCTTGCCGCCGATGCGCATCTGCAGCTTGGCGCCCACGCCGGCGTCGAAGGCGATGCGCACGGCAATCGGGTCCCACATCGGGCCCAGGGCTGCATTGGTGATGCCGCGCTCCAGCATGCGGCGCAGGATGAAGGTGGAGTCGCTCGCCGCGCCGCCGCCGGGGTTGTCGGCACCGTCGGCCAGCACCACGGGGCCGCCGTCGAAGGCCAGCGCCTGGTCGAGCGAATCGTCGATGCTCGGGTAGTTGACCGTGAGGCCGTCGCGCATGGCGATGACTTCGTCGGCGAGCTGGCGCGCCAGGGCATCCGCCTTGGCCTGGTCGCCGTCGGTGTAGACCAGCACCTTGGTGCCCATCTCGGGCACGTCGCCCCACGAGAAGCCGTGCGTGAGCGAGACCGAGAGCACGCCGTCCTTGCCTTCGAGCGCCTGCATGCGCTCGACAAAACTGCGCGCCGGCTCGCGCGAGGTGTGGACGGTGACGATGATGTCGCAGTCGATCATCGCGGCCACCGGCTTGACCTTGCCTTCGACCGCCGCGGCGCAGATGTCGACCAGCTCCAGCCCGCGTTCGAGCACGTCGGTGTGCGGGTACTCCTTGAACGAGACCATCACGTTGGCGTTGTCCACCATGGCGGGCGTGAGGTGGTTGTGCGGGTCGAGCTCGGCGCCGATCACCACATCAGGGCCGACGATCTCCCGCACGCGCGCCAGCATGTCGCCTTCGCAGTCGTCATAACCGTCGGCCACCATCGCGCCGTGCAGGCCGAGCAGCACCATGTCGACCGGCAGCGCGGCGCGCAGGTCGTTCAGCATTTCGTCGCGCAGCGTTTCATACGCGTGGCGCGTCGTGATGCCGCTGGGCTGCGCGCCCGCCACCATGCCTTCGAGCAGCGTCCAGCCCTTTTCCTTGCCGCGGATGCGTGCGGCCCACAGCGGGCCCGAGTAGATCGTCAGCGCATCGGGATGCTGGCCGGCGGGGAAGTAGCCGCGGTCCTTGAAGGACGCGAGGCCGGTCGGCATCGGGCCGAAGGTGTTGGTTTCGGTCGCAAGAGAGGCACTGAAGACACGCATGGTGATTTCTCGTGGGGAGGGTTTGTGAGGGAAGAAACGGATCAGCCGGCCGTGTGCAGCCGCTGCGGGCCGAGCATCTCGGCCGTGAGCCCGAAGCCCGCGATGCGCTCGGGCAGCGGCAGGCCGCGTGCCAGCGCGGCGCAGGCCTCGCCCATGGCGGCCGAGGTCTGGATGCCGTAGCCGCCTTGCGCCGCAACCCAGAAGAAGCCGGGCGCGTCGGGCGCGAAGCCGCCGACCAGGTCGCCGTCGGCCACGAAGGAGCGCAGGCCGGCCCAGGTGCGCGTGGGGCGGCGGATGGCGAGCGTGGTCGCTTCTTCGATGCGGTGCATGGCGATGGCGATGTCCATCTCTTCGGGCTGCACGTCCTGCGGCTCGACCGGATCGGCATTGGCTGGCGAGCCGAGCAGCATGCCGGCGTCGGGCTTGATGTACCAGCCTTCGTCGGCGGCGAACACCATCGGCCAGTGCGCCACGCTCTGGCCCTCGGGCGGCGCAAAGATGAAGGCCGAGCGGCGGCGCGGCTCGATGCCCAGCGGGCGCACGCCCGCGAGTTGCGCGATCGTGTCGACCCACGCGCCGGCTGCGTTGAGCACCACGGGCGCCTCGTACACCGTGCCGCCGGCCGTCACGCGCCAGCAGTCGCCGACGCGTTCCATGGCCGTGACATCGGCGTCGCACACCAGCTTGCCGCCGGCCTGGCGCATGCCGCGCAGGTAGCCCTGGTGGATGGCGTGCACGTCCATGTCGGAGGCATCGGGTTCGTACACCGCGCCGGCCACCTGCTCGGGGCGCAGCGCCGGCACCATCTCGCGCGCCTGTTCGCCGTCGAGGCGCTGGGCGCCGACATTCATGGCGCGCAGCAGCTCCCAGTGCGCTTCGAGCTCATGCAGGTGTTCGGTGCCCGCGACCATCATCGCGCCGCGCGGCGTGAGCAGCGGGTGCTCGGCAAAGCCTTCGGGCGGGTGTTCGAGAAAAGCGCGGCTGGCCATGGTGAGGGCGCGCACCTGCGGCGTGCCGTAGCTTTCCATGAAGAGCGCGGCCGAACGGCCGGTGGAGTGGTAGCCCGGCTGGGCTTCGCGTTCGAGCAGGATCACGCGGGCATGCGGGGCGAGCCAATGGGCCACGGAGGCCCCGGCGATGCCGCCGCCGATCACGAGATAGTCGGCCACGACGGGTGGAGTTGTGCTTGTTGTCATCGCCGAAAAGTGTAGGTAGAAATTTGCGGATACGCAAATTGATTTGCACCGACCAAGGGGAAACCATGGGTGCACCAGCGCGGTGAAATTTGCGTACACGCAATTTGCGCATACGCAAAACGCATGCCGACCCCGATCGCACCGTGCGTGGCCGGCCGGGCGCGGGGCTGGCAGAATCACCCGGCACACCTAGAGAAAGCCAAGCGTGACTCCACACACAGGGAACCGGGCCGGGGCGAAGCCGAAGGAAGAGCCGCCCACGCTGGACCGCACCACTTTCGGCCATCGCCTGCGCACCGCGCGCAAGCGTTTCGGCTGGACGCTGGCGCAACTGGCCGAGCGCTCCGGCGTGTCGATCACCACCATCTCGCGCGCCGAGCGCGGCCAGCTCGCGCTCGGCTACGAGAACTTCACCGCGCTGGGCCGCGCGCTCGAGATGGACATGAACGCCATGTTCGCGGGCGCCGGCGTCAAGCCCGAGCAGTTCGACGGCCCGGTCGTCACGCGCGCGGGCAAGGGCGTGGTCTACAAGGGGCTGGCCATCGCCTACGAGTTCCTGGGCACCACCGCCGCCGGCAAGCAGATGAGCCCCATCGTCGGCACCGTGCACGCGCGCCGCATCAACGGCCCCGAAGACTTCGTGCGGCACACCGGCGAAGAATTTGCGTACGTGCTGTCAGGCGAGATCGACGTGCACTTCGACAACGGTGAAGTGGTGCGCCTGGCGCGCGGCGATTCGCTGTACTTCGACAGCCGCCTCGGCCACGCCTACGTGAGCGTGAGCCGCCAGCTCGCGAAGATCGTGGGCATGACGTCGGGGGAGAGCGGGCACATGAAGTCGGCGCGCGAGGCGCCTGCGTTGAAGCCGGCGCGGAAGGTGGCGGCGAAGAAGGCAGGGCGGGGCGGGAAGAAGTGAGCCTGTCGCCAGCCCGCATGACCCGGATCTGTCTCTACGGCGCCGAGGCCACCTACAGCGGGGCTTGCGACTTCGTATGGGATGCGCCGCCCGTGGGTGGCCGGCACAAGCTCATCCTCTTCCTGGCGCAAAGCGACGATGCCTCTCGCGAAGCGGATGCCGCGTCGGAACTCGCGAAATTCGGATTCGTCGACCTTCACCTCGGAGCCGGGCGCCCGTTGGAGGTCGAGTCGCTGAACGATCCTCGGATGCGCGCATTCAGCAAGCACTACGAAGGCGCACTTGAGAATGGGTGCTCGATCGTCTGGTATCCGTAGCCGCGAGCATCCGGCCAGAATCGACCATCCGGCCGACATGAAGGAGCGATGACGATGCCCGAGCACAAGATTTTCGCGATGCCGTTCGCCAAGGTGTACCCGATGTACATCCAGAAGGTGGAACGCAAGAATCGCACGAAAGAAGAAGTCGATGCCGTCATCTGCTGGCTCACCGGCTACGACGAGGCGGGGCTGCAGCAGCAGATCGAGCAGCAGAACGATTTCAGGACCTTCTTCGCGCAGGCCCCGGCGCTGCATCCGAACCGCGCGCTGATCAAGGGCGTGGTGTGCGGCGTGCGCGTCGAGGAAGTCGAAGACCCGCTGATGCAGAAGATCCGCTACATGGACAAGCTGGTCGACGAGCTGGCCAAGGGCAAGGCGATCGAGAAGATCCTTCGGACGTAACGCCTGTCTAGCCCGTCGCCACGATGACATGCGCCTGGATCTTCCCGGCCACCGGGCCCGCGCCATGGCGGCTGGCAATCGCCTCCGCCGAGCGGTCCGTCGCGAGCTGAAGGAGGCTCGCATCGCGCGCCTCGATCTCGTTGCGCAGCGGCGTTCCCTGGCAGTAGGCCATGGCCACCTCGCTGGCAGAGGGCGAGCGGCCCAGCTTCTCGTGCGTCTTGATCTCGATGTCGGTAAACCCCGCACGGCTCAGGTCCTGGCGGATCAGCGCGACGTCGTGGTAGCCGTGCGGCGTGCGCGCGAGGAACCGCGGTGGGTCGTCCGGAAACAGCGTGGCGACAGCGCGAGTAACGTCGTCTGCAAAGGCGTTGTCTTCGATGCGGTCCCAGACGCTGAACACAAAGCGACCGCCGGGCTTCAGCACGCGACGCGCCTCGCTGTAGCCGGCGACCCGGTCGGGGAAAAACATCGCGCCGAACTGGCAAAGAACCACATCGAACGAGGCATCGTCGAACGGCAGGGCGAGCGCGTCGGCCTGCCGCCATTCGATGCGGTGGTCGGCTGCTTGGCGCGTGACGGCGTAGTCGAGCATGGCCGGGTTGAGGTCGGTCACCACGTAGCGTGCATCGGCACCGAGCTGGGGTGCGAGCATCCGCGTGACCGCGCCGCTGCCGGCCGCTGTTTCCAGCACTGCACCCGGCGAGAACCCCGCGACCAGTGCGGCCACGTCGACGGCGTAGCCCTCGAAGATCAGGGGGACCATCAGCGTGTCGTAGAACTTCGGGA
Encoded here:
- a CDS encoding NAD(P)/FAD-dependent oxidoreductase encodes the protein MTTSTTPPVVADYLVIGGGIAGASVAHWLAPHARVILLEREAQPGYHSTGRSAALFMESYGTPQVRALTMASRAFLEHPPEGFAEHPLLTPRGAMMVAGTEHLHELEAHWELLRAMNVGAQRLDGEQAREMVPALRPEQVAGAVYEPDASDMDVHAIHQGYLRGMRQAGGKLVCDADVTAMERVGDCWRVTAGGTVYEAPVVLNAAGAWVDTIAQLAGVRPLGIEPRRRSAFIFAPPEGQSVAHWPMVFAADEGWYIKPDAGMLLGSPANADPVEPQDVQPEEMDIAIAMHRIEEATTLAIRRPTRTWAGLRSFVADGDLVGGFAPDAPGFFWVAAQGGYGIQTSAAMGEACAALARGLPLPERIAGFGLTAEMLGPQRLHTAG
- a CDS encoding helix-turn-helix domain-containing protein; amino-acid sequence: MTPHTGNRAGAKPKEEPPTLDRTTFGHRLRTARKRFGWTLAQLAERSGVSITTISRAERGQLALGYENFTALGRALEMDMNAMFAGAGVKPEQFDGPVVTRAGKGVVYKGLAIAYEFLGTTAAGKQMSPIVGTVHARRINGPEDFVRHTGEEFAYVLSGEIDVHFDNGEVVRLARGDSLYFDSRLGHAYVSVSRQLAKIVGMTSGESGHMKSAREAPALKPARKVAAKKAGRGGKK
- a CDS encoding DUF2200 domain-containing protein; protein product: MPEHKIFAMPFAKVYPMYIQKVERKNRTKEEVDAVICWLTGYDEAGLQQQIEQQNDFRTFFAQAPALHPNRALIKGVVCGVRVEEVEDPLMQKIRYMDKLVDELAKGKAIEKILRT
- a CDS encoding M81 family metallopeptidase, which encodes MRVFSASLATETNTFGPMPTGLASFKDRGYFPAGQHPDALTIYSGPLWAARIRGKEKGWTLLEGMVAGAQPSGITTRHAYETLRDEMLNDLRAALPVDMVLLGLHGAMVADGYDDCEGDMLARVREIVGPDVVIGAELDPHNHLTPAMVDNANVMVSFKEYPHTDVLERGLELVDICAAAVEGKVKPVAAMIDCDIIVTVHTSREPARSFVERMQALEGKDGVLSVSLTHGFSWGDVPEMGTKVLVYTDGDQAKADALARQLADEVIAMRDGLTVNYPSIDDSLDQALAFDGGPVVLADGADNPGGGAASDSTFILRRMLERGITNAALGPMWDPIAVRIAFDAGVGAKLQMRIGGKISPLSGDPLDLECTVKALQEDLVMTGLSNTPTAMGDCALVEVNGIEIVLITRRNQAMGTDMFTQLGCDLAAKKIVVVKSSQHFYASYSQVAKHVIYAGAPGAVTLDLTTLPYRKARLPKWPIGVAA
- a CDS encoding class I SAM-dependent methyltransferase; the protein is MAAESDKMFAGSIPKFYDTLMVPLIFEGYAVDVAALVAGFSPGAVLETAAGSGAVTRMLAPQLGADARYVVTDLNPAMLDYAVTRQAADHRIEWRQADALALPFDDASFDVVLCQFGAMFFPDRVAGYSEARRVLKPGGRFVFSVWDRIEDNAFADDVTRAVATLFPDDPPRFLARTPHGYHDVALIRQDLSRAGFTDIEIKTHEKLGRSPSASEVAMAYCQGTPLRNEIEARDASLLQLATDRSAEAIASRHGAGPVAGKIQAHVIVATG